AACACATCACTCTCTGAACATACGTAAAAGTCGATCACTTTTTCATACTCCGATGAATCCGATCCCAAAAACTTCTGCTTCTTATCCATCGGCATAATCAATTCCTgcccaaaaataaaaaaaaaataaaaaaaatggttaaTTAATTACGCCAAAATGAGTAATCGACCATTTAATCTCTTTATACCTTTGTGTAAGTTTTCGGGAAGAGATCTTTCAATGAATCAAGACTGTTATCCCACCTAGATTGGGTCAAATAAACGGCACTGTTTTTATCAAACCCTAACTTCTTTAAGAACAACGCGATCTCGTCTGGGCCGTAACATTTTTTCGAACCCTGGCAACCCTTTTGATCCAGCATATCGAGCCTCAAGTCGACTGCAACAAACTCACTGTCTGACTTGCGGCTCAACGTTTTGAGCCGTTCAACGATCGAGTCAACCACTTCGCGAACCTCTGGTTGTAGCTCAAGTGATCCGAACATCGCTAAACATCCGACTGAATTTCTCTCTTCGTTTTCGGGTGTGCGGGTCCTTTTCATGTTCACAGAAGGGAAGTAAGTTGCTAACCTTACGTTTCCTTTGGTTTTAAACACGGGTTCGATGTTGTTTGCGATGTATTCTTCGGTTACTCGATTTGGAATTCTTAAAACAGCGAGATCTTTTGTTGATAATTCGGAAGGTTGGGATTTTACTACTTTTACCACTCCGTCTAGACTACTTACGAACTTTTCAATGTCGTAAATATCTCCAAAGTTCCTGGAAGACGCATAATTTGACTTTTAAATATCAGCAAATTGATTATTAGATTATTTTAGAGTGTGACAATCAATCTTTGTTTAAAAGTATGTTATATAAACTGATTATTGAGTAAAGTAtacggatagtccctatggttttccaaaattttggATATGGTCCCTcacttttcaaaagtacacatatggtccctgtggtttgcactttgtaacgcatttagtccccagccaacaTATCTAAAGGTTTCAGGtggtccaagttagggactaaatgcgttacaaagtgcaaaccacagggaccgtcgatgtacttttggaaaaattTGGGGACTAAATGCAATACAAAGTGCAATCCAccgggaccatctgtgtacttttggaaagctagggaccaaatctaAAACTTTGGAGAACCACTGGGACTATAACCATTTTAAAGCGAAATCTGAAACTAACGGTTGTGACGCTACTAACCTCCAATCGCCAGGCTGGCTTCCCCTAATGTCCGGAATCACAAGCGTTGCCTTGAGGTATCTTGCCACTACTACTGCATCTGTAATCTGAAATTTATAATCACAAACGCCATGGTTAAGATGAAACTAAATACAAATCAAAACAAAAAGGCTGCAATACTTTATTACTACTGCAaagtatagaaggggcggggaagggcgcccgaccccccgaacttttcgctcagaagtgttatatatttagttttcgtatagaaatttttgggtataaacgttttcgacccccggttctatagaaattttttggtatatacgttttcgaccccctgtcattcgggtcaagcttcgccactgaatCACCACGGTTAAGATTATATCAAACACTTAGTTTCTATACCTGAGAAACATGATATTCAGGTCCATTGGTTAATGAGAATGTGACAAACCCTTTAGATTCTTCTGGTTCTTCTGTTTACCAAATTAAAAGCAATTCAAGTTAGAAACATATATATGAAACATAAATAGCAAAATAGAGATCTGTTTCACTGACCTAAAATTGACTTAGACCAACAAGGTCTAAGAACAGCACCTCCCTCCTTCCATGTACCGTCGTTACTGACTGCAAAGTTCTTCTCCGAGTCGGTGTTGTCGTCGAAACTCTGGCTGAATCCGGCATGATTCACCTACATAttgaaaaaaatcaaaagaacTGAAAAATTACAGGTGAATAACAATGTCCTAAT
The sequence above is drawn from the Helianthus annuus cultivar XRQ/B chromosome 12, HanXRQr2.0-SUNRISE, whole genome shotgun sequence genome and encodes:
- the LOC110894142 gene encoding protein MANNAN SYNTHESIS-RELATED 2 — its product is MAIDPRQIVAGVLTLTMFLMLADMIKREHIDAPISHNVNHAGFSQSFDDNTDSEKNFAVSNDGTWKEGGAVLRPCWSKSILEEPEESKGFVTFSLTNGPEYHVSQITDAVVVARYLKATLVIPDIRGSQPGDWRNFGDIYDIEKFVSSLDGVVKVVKSQPSELSTKDLAVLRIPNRVTEEYIANNIEPVFKTKGNVRLATYFPSVNMKRTRTPENEERNSVGCLAMFGSLELQPEVREVVDSIVERLKTLSRKSDSEFVAVDLRLDMLDQKGCQGSKKCYGPDEIALFLKKLGFDKNSAVYLTQSRWDNSLDSLKDLFPKTYTKELIMPMDKKQKFLGSDSSEYEKVIDFYVCSESDVFVPAISGLFYANVAGKRIGSGKTKIVVPDDSASAGSELGNYISRYVSKKTHMAYSCFC